The following coding sequences are from one Lycium ferocissimum isolate CSIRO_LF1 chromosome 3, AGI_CSIRO_Lferr_CH_V1, whole genome shotgun sequence window:
- the LOC132048658 gene encoding uncharacterized mitochondrial protein AtMg00810-like — MRFQQSHYDYSQFTKRSSTNVVIILVYVDDLLITGQAKGLYYLIALELIAASGLGGAKTAGTPLELNQKLNLAQYDQCIPSSNTKDDQVLQDPSKYQRLVRRLLYLTVTRPDLTFSV, encoded by the exons ATGAGGTTCCAACAAAGTCATTATGACTATTCTCAGTTCACAAAGAGGTCCAGTACTAACGTCGTAATAATACTAGTCTATGTTGATGACTTACTGATAACTG GTCAAGCAAAAGGATTGTATTATCTCATAGCTCTGGAGTTGATAGCTGCATCTGGTTTAGGAGGAGCTAAAACTGCTGGCACACCACTTGAATTGAATCAAAAGCTAAATTTAGCTCAATATGATCAATGCATTCCAAGTAGCAACACCAAAGATGATCAAGTGCTTCAGGATCCTAGTAAGTATCAAAGGTTGGTAAGGAGGTTACTATACCTCACTGTGACTAGACCAGACTTGACATTCTCAGTTTAA